The proteins below come from a single Drosophila miranda strain MSH22 chromosome Y unlocalized genomic scaffold, D.miranda_PacBio2.1 Contig_Y1_pilon, whole genome shotgun sequence genomic window:
- the LOC117189798 gene encoding F-box/LRR-repeat protein 20-like, with the protein MTNSGRNPHRFDQTFLGATQLDDELIKQLPKEVLLRVFSYLDVVSLCRCAQVCKYWNVLALDGSSWQKINLFDFQRDIEGPVIENISQRCRGFLKSLSLRGCQSLGDQSVRTLANHCHNIEHLDLSECKKITDISTQSISRYSAKLTAINLDSCPNITDNSLKYLSDGCPNLMEINVSWCHLISENGVEALARGCVKLRKFSSKGCKQINDNAIMCLAKYCPDIMVLNVHSCETISDLSIRQLAAKCPKLQKLCVSKCADLTDLSLMALSQHNHLLNTLEVSGCRNFTDIGFQALGRSCKYLERMDLEECNQITDLTLAHLATGCPGLEKLTLSHCELITDDGIRHLTTGSCAAEILSVLELDNCPLITDRTLEHLVSCHNLQRIELFDCQLITRTAIRKLKNHLPNIKVHAYFAPGTPPAVTSGQRLRYCRCCEIL; encoded by the exons CAAACATTCCTAGGCGCCACCCAACTGGACGATGAGCTAATCAAACAACTGCCAAAGGAGGTACTGCTGCGGGTCTTCTCCTATCTGGATGTGGTCTCGCTATGCCGCTGTGCACAG GTGTGCAAATACTGGAATGTGCTCGCCCTGGACGGTTCCAGTTGgcaaaaaatcaatttatttgattttcagCGTGATATCGAG GGACCGGTAATTGAGAATATTTCGCAACGATGTCGCGGTTTTCTCAAGTCCCTGTCGCTGCGTGGCTGTCAATCGTTGGGAGATCAGTCTGTAAG AACTCTAGCGAATCACTGCCACAACATCGAACATCTGGATCTGTCCGAGTGCAAGAAGATAACGGATATATCAACACAGTCCATCAGCAGATATAGCGCCAAACTAACGGCCATCAATTTGGACTCCTGCCCCAACATAACAGATAATAGCCTCAAATATCTATCCGATGGCTGCCCG AACCTAATGGAGATCAATGTGTCGTGGTGTCATCTGATTTCTGAGAATGGCGTGGAGGCGCTGGCCCGCGGCTGCGTTAAGCTGCGCAAATTCAGCAGCAAAGGTTGTAAACAGATCAACGACAATGCCATAATGTGCCTGGCCAAATACTGTCCCGATATAATGGTGCTAAATGTACACAGCTGTGAG ACCATAAGCGATTTATCTATACGCCAATTGGCCGCCAAGTGTCCCAAACTGCAAAAACTGTGCGTGTCCAAGTGTGCGGATTTAACTGATCTCTCGCTGATGGCCCTGTCGCAGCACAATCACCTGCTGAACACGCTGGAGGTGTCCGGGTGTCGCAACTTCACGGACATTGGGTTTCAGGCCCTGGGACGCAGCTGCAAGTATCTGGAGCGCATGGATCTGGAGGAGTGCAATCAAATCACGGACCTAACGCTAGCCCATCTTGCCACGGGCTGTCCCGGCCTAGAGAAATTG ACCCTGTCGCACTGCGAACTGATCACGGACGATGGCATACGACACCTGACCACTGGCAGCTGTGCCGCCGAGATATTGTCCGTTCTGGAGCTGGACAACTGTCCGCTGATAACGGACCGAACGCTGGAGCATTTGGTTTCGTGCCACAATCTACAGCGCATCGAACTATTTGACTGTCAGCTCATTACACGCACCGCCATACGCAAGCTGAAG AACCATTTACCAAATATCAAGGTGCATGCATACTTTGCTCCGGGCACACCGCCGGCGGTGACCAGCGGACAACGGCTGCGCTACTGTCGCTGCTGTGAGATTCTCTGA